A DNA window from bacterium HR34 contains the following coding sequences:
- the rpmH gene encoding 50S ribosomal protein L34 yields the protein MLPGAKTRNKKRKRTHGFLARKSKKGGKKVIKRRIKKGRKRITV from the coding sequence ATGCTTCCAGGCGCAAAAACTAGAAATAAAAAAAGAAAAAGAACTCATGGTTTTTTAGCGAGAAAATCAAAAAAAGGAGGTAAGAAAGTTATAAAAAGGAGAATAAAGAAAGGAAGAAAAAGGATTACTGTTTAA
- the rnpA gene encoding Ribonuclease P protein component, producing MFKKKYRITKKKDFEKVLKSQDTKKINSKFINLFFLDNNLNYPRISVLAGVRTVSKKATERNRAKRRVREAIKQKFSIIKDKGVDILVFCKKNCITANFQDILEDVRSSLLRLVDLLKVEKNK from the coding sequence ATGTTTAAAAAAAAGTATAGGATAACTAAGAAAAAAGATTTTGAAAAAGTTTTAAAATCTCAAGATACAAAAAAAATAAACTCAAAATTTATAAATTTATTTTTTTTGGATAATAACTTAAATTATCCTCGTATATCTGTTTTGGCAGGCGTTAGAACAGTGTCAAAAAAAGCAACAGAAAGGAACAGGGCGAAAAGAAGGGTGAGAGAGGCAATAAAACAAAAATTCTCTATTATAAAAGATAAAGGCGTTGATATTTTGGTTTTTTGCAAGAAAAATTGTATAACCGCTAATTTTCAAGATATATTAGAAGATGTTAGGAGTTCTTTGTTGAGGTTGGTTGACTTATTAAAAGTGGAAAAAAATAAATAA
- the yidC2 gene encoding Membrane protein insertase YidC 2 — MENILVSIYDIFLYNPLVNLLVIIYENFPIKDFGIAIIILTLLIKFIFFPLTQKSIQSQKELKKIQPKIDEIKEKYKDDKVKQSQALMELFRKEKVNPMSGCLPILVQIPVLIAVYRVFWQGVDQEKLVPHLYNFVHITGSINYNFLGLVDLSNPSVPLAITTGILQYFQAKMVTPKASLKEKDPIKKMQYQMMFFLPLITIIILITLPSALALYWLVSTLFTIFQQYIIFRK, encoded by the coding sequence ATGGAAAACATTTTAGTATCTATCTATGATATATTTTTATACAACCCACTTGTTAATTTATTAGTAATAATATATGAAAATTTTCCTATAAAAGATTTTGGTATAGCAATAATTATTTTAACTTTACTTATAAAGTTTATATTTTTTCCTCTTACTCAAAAAAGCATACAATCCCAGAAAGAATTAAAAAAAATACAACCTAAAATAGATGAAATAAAAGAAAAATACAAAGACGACAAAGTAAAGCAAAGCCAGGCTTTAATGGAGTTGTTTAGAAAGGAAAAAGTTAATCCAATGTCAGGTTGTTTGCCAATATTGGTGCAGATACCTGTTTTAATAGCAGTATACAGAGTTTTTTGGCAGGGAGTAGATCAAGAAAAACTTGTACCCCATTTGTACAATTTTGTTCATATAACAGGTTCTATTAACTATAATTTTTTAGGATTAGTTGATTTATCAAATCCATCAGTCCCACTTGCTATAACTACAGGTATTTTGCAGTATTTTCAAGCCAAAATGGTAACACCAAAAGCATCTTTAAAAGAAAAAGATCCTATCAAAAAAATGCAATATCAAATGATGTTTTTCTTACCGCTTATAACTATTATTATTTTAATCACTCTACCATCAGCCCTTGCTTTGTATTGGTTGGTTTCTACCCTATTCACGATTTTTCAGCAATATATAATTTTTAGAAAATAA
- the virB4 gene encoding Type IV secretion system protein virB4: MDLPFLKNLGQKDKKKKTIEEVVVDAANITLADIIAPPAFEVYQNYIKFGERLSKTFFIFSYPRYLTTGWFSPVVNLDVPFDVSIHIFPIDTTKILKQLRKKVAEIELEIAERAEKGYVRDPALETTYQDLETLRDQLQRAQERMFRVGVYITIYGENPDDLRNVETTLRAILESRLIYIKPAVFQQKEGFDTTLPYGLDKLVVHTALNTSTLSSMFPFVSFDLSTNEGILYGINIHNNSLVLFDRFNLENANSTVFAKSGSGKSYAVKLEVLRYAMVGVNSIIIDPENEYRNLAKAVGGVYLDFSLSAKNHINPFDLPPIREDERPEDVLRSNIINLVGLLKIMLGGLTPEEDAIIDRALTETYAVKDITPNTPYEKWQENVPLMQDLEEVLSTMEGAESLVRRLRKFTKGTYANFFNQPTNIQMEDKPVVVFGIRDMEDELRPMAMYVIMRYIWNQIRAKLKKRILIVDEAWWMMQTEEGAAFLYGMVKRARKYWLGVTTITQDVGDFLTSSYGQPIITNSSLQLLLKQSPATIDLVKKVFNLTDAEKYLLLEADLGEGIFFAGQQHVAIKVVASPTEHKIITTNPEELVSRDEGGVI, from the coding sequence ATGGATTTACCATTCTTAAAAAACTTAGGCCAAAAAGATAAGAAGAAAAAAACAATAGAGGAGGTTGTTGTAGATGCTGCCAATATAACTTTGGCTGACATTATAGCGCCTCCTGCTTTTGAGGTCTATCAAAATTATATTAAATTTGGCGAAAGGTTATCAAAAACTTTTTTCATATTTTCTTATCCAAGATATTTAACAACAGGTTGGTTTTCTCCTGTTGTGAATTTAGATGTTCCTTTTGATGTATCAATACACATTTTCCCAATAGACACAACGAAGATATTAAAACAACTAAGAAAAAAGGTCGCTGAAATTGAGTTGGAAATAGCAGAGAGGGCAGAAAAAGGTTATGTTAGAGATCCTGCTTTGGAAACAACTTACCAAGACCTTGAAACATTAAGAGATCAACTACAAAGAGCACAAGAGAGAATGTTTAGAGTTGGAGTATATATAACAATTTATGGAGAAAATCCAGATGATTTAAGAAATGTTGAGACGACATTAAGAGCAATTTTAGAATCCCGCTTAATATACATAAAACCTGCAGTTTTCCAACAAAAAGAAGGATTTGACACAACACTACCTTATGGATTAGACAAACTTGTTGTTCACACAGCGCTAAATACCAGCACTCTTTCAAGTATGTTTCCTTTTGTGTCTTTTGACTTAAGTACTAATGAGGGAATATTATATGGAATAAACATTCACAACAATTCTCTTGTTTTGTTTGATAGATTTAACTTGGAAAATGCCAACTCTACCGTTTTTGCTAAAAGTGGTTCTGGTAAAAGTTACGCTGTTAAACTTGAAGTTTTAAGATATGCAATGGTAGGGGTTAACTCAATAATAATAGACCCTGAGAATGAATATAGAAACTTGGCAAAAGCAGTGGGTGGAGTTTATCTTGATTTCTCTTTGTCTGCAAAAAACCATATAAACCCATTTGATCTCCCGCCAATAAGAGAGGATGAAAGACCAGAAGATGTTTTGAGGTCTAATATAATAAACTTGGTTGGATTGTTAAAAATTATGCTAGGAGGCCTTACCCCAGAAGAAGACGCAATTATAGACAGAGCCTTAACAGAAACTTATGCCGTAAAAGATATAACTCCCAATACTCCTTATGAAAAATGGCAGGAAAATGTGCCTTTAATGCAGGATTTAGAAGAAGTTTTATCAACAATGGAAGGGGCAGAATCGCTTGTTAGAAGATTAAGGAAGTTTACTAAAGGAACATATGCCAATTTCTTTAACCAGCCAACTAACATACAAATGGAGGACAAACCTGTTGTTGTGTTTGGTATAAGAGATATGGAAGACGAGTTAAGGCCAATGGCAATGTATGTAATAATGAGATATATTTGGAATCAAATTAGGGCAAAGTTGAAAAAGAGAATTTTAATTGTTGATGAGGCATGGTGGATGATGCAAACAGAAGAAGGAGCGGCATTTTTGTATGGTATGGTAAAGAGAGCGAGAAAATACTGGCTTGGTGTTACAACCATAACTCAGGATGTTGGCGACTTCTTAACGTCAAGTTATGGTCAGCCAATAATAACAAACTCGTCTTTACAACTACTTTTAAAACAAAGTCCTGCTACTATTGATTTGGTTAAAAAAGTTTTTAATTTGACAGACGCTGAAAAATATCTCTTGTTAGAGGCAGATTTGGGAGAAGGAATATTTTTCGCCGGCCAACAGCATGTTGCCATAAAAGTTGTTGCCTCTCCTACTGAACACAAAATTATAACTACAAATCCTGAAGAATTAGTATCAAGAGATGAGGGAGGAGTTATATAA